The Balaenoptera musculus isolate JJ_BM4_2016_0621 chromosome 6, mBalMus1.pri.v3, whole genome shotgun sequence nucleotide sequence caacaagggaagccaccgcaatgagaagcccgcgcaccacaacgaatagtagctcccgctcgccacaactagagaaagactgcacgcagcaacgaagacccaatgcagacaaaaataaataaataacgttattaaaaaaaaaggttaattttatgttctgtgaattttatctcaatcaaaaaagaaaattggttcACCAAATGCAATATGGGTTTTTTCTTagctttgacaaatgtaccatggttatgtaagatTAACATGAGGGCAAACTGGGTGACGGTTATACTCTTTGctacttttctgtaaatctaaaattgttcaaaaataaagtttacttaaaaaaaaaaatagaagcaaggCAGTGGGCCACTGGAACGGAATCCCAGCTTTTATAAATTAGTGGTAAGTCACTTCTCTCTGATGAGCCTCAATTTCCCATCTGTGAAAATAGGAGATTTTTTGTAATTTTGCATGGGTAAGGATGGTAATCCTCCCACCCTCCAAAtccaaatcagaatctctaggcaTGAAGGGCTGTGGTTAAAAACAGGTGAGAAACATTACCTTGGCCTAGTAAGGAAACTTCAAAATCCGGATACCACTACAGGATTGAGAGAGGTGTGGTTGGGAAAAACTGACGGATGACCTCAAAGATTCTTCCCAgtccttgaattctttttttttttttttaataaatttatttatttatttatttttggctgcgttgggtcctgcgttgctgcgcatgggctttctcttgttgcgctgagcaggggctactcttcgtcgcggtgcgcaggcttcttgttgcggtggcttctcttgtcacggaacCCAGGctttaggtgcatgggcttcagtagttgtggcactcaggctcagtagttgtggctctcggggtctagagctcaggctcagtagttacggcgcacgggcttagttgctccgcggcatgtgggatcttcccagaccagggctcgaacccgcgtacCCTGCATTGGtagacggattcttaacccctgcgccaccagggaaatccccagtcCTTGAATTCTATAGTTTTAAGTTATAGTCCCCACTCGCAGGAAACATGATTTTTCTTAGGGAGTCAAAGTTTGGTAAGAACTAAGGTCGTGTGGAAGGAGAGTTCTTTGGGGGATTCATTCTTGACTGGAGCCTTCTGTTGGGGTAGAAGCATGTTACAGAAGGTCAGGTGAGCCCACCTTAAGCAGGCTTTGAGTAACAGGTCTAGGTATGGATTTGACTTAACAGAAAGCAGTGAGGGACTGCAACATAGCAATGTTCCAGGAAGATCCACTTGGCAAGCAGTACACAGAGGAAGCTAGGGGAAGCAGAGATGAGGCAGAAAACTGAGCTCAAAGGAAGCCACAGAAGTCCAGATGGGACTTGAGGGCTTGGCTGAGTGGTGCTCATGGGAATTAAGAAACgacacgttaaaaaaaaaaaaaaaaaaagaaacgacatatttctagggacttccctagttgtccagtggttaagactccacgcttccactgaaggggcCTCAGGTTCGactgagatcccacataccgtgcagcacggccaaaaaaaaaaaaaggaaacaatatattTCTAGATATATGCCCTTATGTTCATCGTGGCACAGcattctttacaatagccaagatgtggaaacaacctaagtgcccaccaatgaatggataatgaagatgtggtgtacatatacaatggaatactattcagccataaaaaaaagatgaaattctgccatttgtgacaacatgaatggaccttgaggttattaagctaagtgaaataagtcctgtggagaaacacaaataccgtatggtttcactcatatgtggaacataaaaaactaaaaccccaaataaatgaacaaaccaaaccaaacctacAGAGAACTGAGCAGGAGTTaccagagggggaggggcaagggggagggaaaaatgggtaaagggaatCAACAGTATGGTGATGAATGGACAATAAAGTTTTGGTGGGTAGCATGTTGTAGAGTACACAGAAGTAGAAACAGAATGTTGTACACACGAAACCTATGTTATAAATCAATATTacgtaaattaaaaaattttaaattatacaattagaaatgaatatattaatatagaaTGAGCAAACTGAAGTTAAACTTGAACTATTTTGGTAATCCTTAAATAATATTCTTCTGCTCCAAAAGCAATCAGATACTTGATAACAGTGCCTATGATGTCTAGTAGAAGCCACAGAGATTAGTCTTTAATTTATCACACAGAGTACAAATGTTATGCTGTGTATGTATCCAGACTCTACATTCTCCTTAGGCTACTAttatgaaagaaaacagattatcttcgacaagattataaaaatgatttctttcctattcTGAAGCTGTTCTGTTAAttcaaagggaaatgaaaatatgtacggaagagaaaaacaaaaataaaaacaaggccTTGCTGTGTACATGCCACTGTGCTAAAAGTCTTCTGTTATCTTTCAAAATTCTCCTTTTAAGGTAGGTATTAATACTGCCAATTTAAAACTGAAGttcagtgtatttaaaaaaaaatcatttgcacaATAACCAACTATGAAGGACTCAGTGTATGCTGTCTTCCCAGAGACATAATACTGTGACATTGTAACTAACTTGTAGAAATAGCATCAATATAAATTTCAAGggagaaataagaaacaaatatattGAATAGCTTTGTctttcatacaaatataaatgtgagagacaggaaaaaaaaaaaagcgatgtTTCTGCTGTGGAGAAGGAAAAAGCCACTGGACCTAATGATCGTTGGGGTTGTGTATCTATCTGTGAAATATGATTTGAAACAGTTACGTAACCTAGAGGTAATACCGTGTCATAGCTGAAATCATGGAGATAACAGCAGTGTTCCTTCATAGGATTTAAGAGTTAATACTTGAAAccatttagaacagtgccaggaACACAGcagggactcaataaatgtttggagTTGTTGAGCATCTAGTATGTATGGGGTGCCCAGCAGAGCCATGGGAAGCTCTCACTGTGGTTGAAGAGCTGCAGCGCCCCTGCTTGTTAATGAGCAGCATCTGCTGGTCATCCAAGGTGACACAGGATCCCATATTTATAAGGGTCTGGCTCAGTCCACACCCCAAGAACTGTATAGAGCATGGTCAGTGGTCCTCCCCAAAAGCACACTTACAAACAAGAAGGATGAAAGAGGAGTCATCACTTTTAAcaggaatttttatttatacaaagcATTATAATTTTCTCAATATTCTTCATTCACTTATCAACAAACTTTCCActgtattcatttaacaaattaacAGTGTCACACTACATTTCACTACCTTTCAACCTCCAAGCACTCAATTTAGAGACGAACAAAGAAGTGCTCGAAGCACcaaatggaaagagaagaaaactaggAAGGGTCAACAGAGATACTTCAGAAGCAGTTAAAGGGGATGGGTTAGGGGAGGAATTAGATTCCTGAGCACCATCAGATTTCCCTTATGGTTCAGAAAGGtttacaaaatcatttttaaaagacatgagaTTAGAACTAGGGAATCTAAGACTAAACCATCTGTTTTACAAGAGTAAGACACTGGCATCCTTGCTTGACTAATTCTACTCTGTTGATTTAAAAGCGTTATGTGCCAAGAACATAGCCACCCAAGCAGGTAACATGCCTATAGGCAATACAGAAGGGGTCCAAGCCAAGTGGCTCTGTAGAAACCAAACTTCAATTAATGTTACTGTCAAGTGAGGAGACAATAGAACAGATTTCATTGTTCTCTCGAACCCTTATAGTAATTTCCTAAAGCTAAGCCATTCTGATCACCTGAAATAAGCTAGTACTACCAAATACTGTACAATCAAATAGGCTGACCATGATCAAACCCCAATTTTTCCTGAGCCTTGACTGCCTCTATGATCTGGAACACAGTCGGCAGCATGGaagttattattactttttttggggggtggggagggaactgGGGATCAACAACTGCCTAACTATACGTGTAAGTAAACAAGAGAGATCAAATTGACCAATTAAATTAGCTCTTCAGAATCTCTCTTGCCAAAAAGTCATAACCTTGAGACTGATTAAGCAAAACAGGATTCCGCTACTCAGATGCTCCGAGTCTGGGAAGCGCTGGTTTTCATgataattcagtttttatttcgATCTTCTGCCTAAGACTACTCTGTCCAGCACGAAAAAGCTTCACACAAACGTGTACGGCGTTTCAGAGTGGTACCTTCCGAGCTGCGTCTCTCCATCCTCTTCAGTTGTCCACTTCCTCCtcttcattctgttcttcttcctccagCCTTTCCTCATCTTCATCGTTGTCCTCATCCCTGCCCTTGTCTTGCTCTTCCGAAtctgtttttttgtctttgtccttcttcttttgctctgaaGCTTCCTTCTTGCCTTTTTGCTCCCTCCTGTAAGCTGTAAGGATGAAGGGGAGGGAGTTAGGAGGCAAGGCTGAACCAGACTGCAGCAGCTAACTCCACTGCATAACTGGAaaagctgaggcacagaaggaaaaataacccGCCCAGCACCACAAAACAGTTACGCGGTGGTGCCTGCCATCGGAGTCGCATCCAATACTTGCTTACCAGACTTAAAGGCACCCAAGCTGATAAAGACTCAGGGCCAGGTGAGCACAGGTCATACAGGATGAACATCTACTTGGATGAGAAAACGAAAGGGTAGTTACCTTCCAGAGCTTCTTTTAACGGGGTCACGAACCGCTGAAACTCCATCTCCTCCATGGCGGAGAGCACATCGCTGGCATTCAGTGTCTTGCGTTTCCCTTTCATCGCGAAGTTGTTGGCACTGAAAGAAGAAAGATTAAGGGCTGTCAGATGCCCTCTTGCCGCGTCCGGAGTGGGTGGGAAAAGGAGCACCAGAAGTGGCatgagaaagcctgcatgcatgGATGTCTGTGACACGGTAAGTCCCTCCCTTACCGGTACCAAGTTACTGTTGCCTTATTTTGTTTCAGAGATTGCAAGCCCTGGACGAGGGCTCTGAACCTCCTCCACTGAGGTAGAACATAATTAACTGGGGTGTGCGGGCTCCAGGCCACGAACTCCGAaccgggtggggggggggttgtcTCTTTACGCCTCCCTTATGCCCAGCTAAGCTCCGGCTAGCTCTGTCCGCCTCACCAGGATGTGGCGTACAGCACGAAGACGCTGGCGGCGCGGGAGATGGCGCTCCGGGCCTCCTTGGAGATGCTGACACCGTCCGGGAGCTGTGAGAAAAGCGAGGGTGAGCAAACCTACCGACCCAGGACCTGTTTTCCCCTGCCCGCTCGTCCGCCCCTGGCCCATTCGCCAGCCGGAGCTCCTCACCGCCTCCTTGATGATCCTGGTGATGACGGCATTGGGCAGGTTTAGGTCCTCGGGCCTCTCCGCCATTGCCGCGGCCGGGGCCCGGGCCTCGGACCTCCTCTTCAGGCAGCTACGGCGTCCGGACTTCCCGCGTCGCCACGGTCTGACCCAACGAGGCTTCCGTCGCGCCCCGCGTTGCCCACACAGTGTCCCACAGTTCCCCGCGCGCCATAacctgcctcctcctccagccccccttCCGCCTCCAGTGGCCGGTGCTTCCGAGCTTTCCACGCTGCCATGGTTTTGGCTCGAGGGGCTTCCGTCCGGCCTCACCGGCACCTGGCGTCCCTTCCCAGGCTCGTTTCCCTGCTTTACGCCACCACCATATCTGGAACTTGCTTAGCAAATGAAGTATGGCTCACTGGGCTTTCCGTCCCTTTCCCATAGTGCTCTGCGCCGCTGCCTGGCGACGTCGCCGCCTGGTGGCTAGCGTGGGAGACGGAGGCGTGGACTGAGCTGGCGGGGCGGGGCTCCTCCCGATGAGAGGCTGGGCGCATCGTTCGCTTCACCGCGCGTCGAAGAGTGGCGTTTTTCTGTGGGATTAGGCCGCTTGGCTTCTGCTTTGGTTTCGCGGAAGCGCGGCCGTCCGAGGCCGCATTCTCCCACTTCCCTTTTCCGGAACGAAGCGGGAAATCTTTTTTCAACTCTGCCGGCGCGAATGGCCACCTCTAATCTTTTTAGCCCTCTCGACTTTGTAGTAATGGTATTAAGAATAACTGttacctaaaattttttttaacgcAGACTACTTTGCCAGCACAGTGCTAGGGCTGGCGACATAGAGATGGGCATGACTAGACCTCGGGGCTCAATTCGGGCTGGTCAGGTAACAAAAGGGCAACACGCAGCCGGTTGTAAGAATAATGTAACATTATATTCGCATTCAAAAACAAACCCTCTTACAATTGTATTTGCTTTTTAGTTCATCGAATTGTTCATAGTGCATCTTTCCTAGTAAAAAAACATTTCCATGGTTTTGcagtggcttttttttaaaaatttttatttatttatttttggctgttttgggtcttcgtttctgtgcgagggctctctctagttgtggcgagcgggggccactcttcatcgtggtgcgcgggcctctcactctcgcggcctctcttgttgcggagcacaggctccagacgcgcaggctcagtagttgtggctcacaggcttagttgctccgcggcatttgggatcttcccagaccagggcccaaacccgtgtcccctgcattggcgggcagattctcaaccactgcgccaccagggaaccccgcttttttaaaaaaaaaaaattattttattttatttatttttggctgcattgggtcttaattgctgcgcgtgggctttctctagttgtggttctcttgttgcggagcacgagtgTGGGCTctagtgtgggcttcagtagttgtggcttatgggctctagagctcaggctcagtagttgtggcgcacaggcttagttgctctgcggcatgtgagatcttccatgaccagggctcgaacccttgtcccctgtattggcaggcagattcttaaccactgcaccaccagggaatgcAGTGGCTTTTTAAGTTCTACCATTTTCCTGTTACATTTGTAGCAATTGTCCTCACTCCCGCAAAgcagaaatgcttttttttcttgaaatctgCTGTCTCAGGTCACCCTTAGTTTTCCTGTTTTTGACAGAGACATGAACACGGAGAAATATTTCcctattataaaaaaaacaacagcaaatggGATGATAAATGGCAACTGAAACTGCTTCAGTTAGAGATTATAGGGTTTGGTGGGAGAACTGTCCACTTGGCTAGAATACACCTGGTTTAAAGATGTCAGGAAGTGCTCAGCTCCAGCCAGTTGCTATCTAGTTGGAATTGGGCCCCTGTGTTGTtagatattttaatctttaagaGGAGCCAGCAATCTGGACATTATGGACTATTTCCATCTTTGCGTAATGGCTCAAAGTgcaggccaaacaaaacaaatcataggccaggttcaatcccaggCCAATAGTTTGCTATCTTTGATTTAAACTATAAGCTCTTTAGAACAGGgacttattttgttctttattgttCTCTATGCCCATAACAGTTCCCCTCACATATTTGGTAGTCAATAAATGtgttgagtaaaagaaaaaagaaatggacactGTCCTTAAAAAGTTATTAGGGATCAAGTGGTAGTGATTGCCTAAAACATttctagagagagaaagataacatttattgagcacctgttttATATCATACATAAAagtacattatcttatttaatgcttCTATGATGCTACTTAGGGATTTCCCCTTCCCTACTTTAtatgaggaaacaggctgagggaggtgaagtaacttgcccaagagcaTACAGCCAGTAAATGAAAAGCCAGTGGCTTCTGATGCGTCTGTGGGTCGACTGATTTGCTGTTTGAGCAAACCCATTCATTTCTGGTGGGTATTTTAGCCGCCTGTGTGAGAACTGGAGCATACTGAAAATTGAAGCATCTTTTCCAAAAGTTTGAGCCATCTAAAGTACTTTTGCGCCTCAGCCGTCGCTCAGTATCCAcagaggattggttccaggagcccctgtGTATAACAAAATCTGAGGATACTCAAGTCCTATGTACATTAATTATAATTTGATAAGGCTTTTTGGAGATGGTGGCATCTtctccctaatgattaatgaaggggaaaaggaaggatgctaatatttattttgaactaTATGCCAGAACTTTTAATGTCCATTAATTAATTGTTGTGGTGACCCTGTGAAATAGacttatcctcattttgcagctgaggagactgaagctcagaTTGGTTAAATATCAGGTCACTCAGTTATTAATTTAAATGGTCAGTTAGGAGACCTTCTGGAGTCAGTCTGAACCCAAACTCTTATCACTCTACTCCATGCTGAGATTATTTTATACTTGCTTGTTACCCAATTCCTAATTATCCCGTGACCACCATTTATCTATATGGTTCAATAGAAATATTTCATGCTTTGAGTGCAACTTAATATCTGGACTGCGTGGCTAATGTATAGTATTCCCTAATTATGTGGTGATTGTTTTTCCAGAGGGCTAGAAAGCTGCAAGATTGGCTTTTGTCCTAAAGCATTTGTAGCTATGGACTTGCCAGATAAAAGCCAGTGGGATGAAACTACCTGTGACCTGGCTGTTTGTCAGCACCCACAATGCTGGGCAACTCTCCGCCGAATCGAGAGGGGCCACCCTCGAATTCTGGATTCCTCCCGCAGATCTCCTCTGGATGCTGAAGGTGAATTAGCCAGCCCTGTCTCCTTCCTTACAAGATCCTTGAATTGTTTCTGTTTGGCTCCCTTTTGACATGTTACATGTTTTCCTCTGGTCTGGTCTTTCAGACAGACTCCCAGTGCTCACCATTGTAAACATGGCAGATTCCTGCTTCCAGGCCAAGAGACTTGCTTGTGGTCATTTATCAGGATTTACCTTCCCCAAGGCTCACTCTTTATTGTCTCAACGTTCAAAGTTTTACTCCAAATTTCAACGCAGGTAAATTATCATGGAATCTTCCTTAAAGGGCTTACGACCTCAAAATTCTGGGTTAACTTCCTTTGCCCATGTAGTAGACTTTGAGAAAgctagattaaaaacaaaacattaatgggaattccctggtggtccagtggttaggactcggcgctttcactgctgtggccggggttcaatccctggtcgg carries:
- the POLE3 gene encoding DNA polymerase epsilon subunit 3 yields the protein MAERPEDLNLPNAVITRIIKEALPDGVSISKEARSAISRAASVFVLYATSCANNFAMKGKRKTLNASDVLSAMEEMEFQRFVTPLKEALEAYRREQKGKKEASEQKKKDKDKKTDSEEQDKGRDEDNDEDEERLEEEEQNEEEEVDN